A section of the Tenrec ecaudatus isolate mTenEca1 chromosome 15, mTenEca1.hap1, whole genome shotgun sequence genome encodes:
- the RAB12 gene encoding ras-related protein Rab-12, which yields MLLPLLRGSCLPRFSADGVGRGDSGAGARPAAQLQRGAERAPHVCMDPGAALHRRAGGGGLGAGSPALSGGQARRRKQPPRPADFKLQVIIIGSRGVGKTSLMERFTDDTFCEACKSTVGVDFKIKTVELRGKKIRLQIWDTAGQERFNSITSAYYRSAKGIILVYDITKKESFDDLPKWMKMIDKYASEDAELLLVGNKLDCETDREITRQQGEKFAQQITGMRFCEASAKDNFNVDEIFLKLVDDILKKMPLDVLRNELSNSILSLQPEPEIPPELPPPRPHIRCC from the exons ATGTTGCTGCCGCTGCTGCGGGGAAGCTGCCTTCCTCGCTTCTCTGCCGACGGTGTCGGCCGCGGGGACAGCGGCGCGGGGGCCCGGCCGGCGGCGCAGCTGCAGCGCGGGGCCGAGCGCGCGCCGCATGTGTGCATGGATCCGGGGGCCGCGCTGCACAGGCGGGCTGGGGGCGGCGGCCTGGGCGCGGGCTCCCCGGCGCTGTCGGGAGGCCAGGCCCGCCGAAGGAAGCAGCCCCCCCGGCCCGCCGACTTCAAGCTGCAGGTCATCATCATCGGCTCCCGCGGTGTGGGCAAGACCAGCTTGATGGAGCGCTTCACCGACGACACCTTCTGCGAGGCCTGCAAGTCCACCGTGG GTGTTGACTTCAAAATCAAAACTGTAGAGCTAAGGGGAAAGAAAATTAGATTGCAGATCTG GGACACCGCCGGTCAAGAGAGATTCAACAGCATTACCTCAGCTTATTACAGAAGTGCCAAGGGGATCATATTAGTATATGACATCACCAAGAAGGAGTCATTTGATGATTTGccaaaatggatgaaaatgaTTGATAAG TATGCTTCAGAAGATGCAGAACTTCTCTTAGTTGGAAATAAGTTGGACTGTGAAACTGACAGAGAAATTACCAGACAACAAGGTGAAAAG TTTGCACAGCAGATCACTGGGATGCGGTTCTGTGAAGCAAGTGCCAAGGATAATTTCAATGTGGATGAAATATTTCTGAAACTTGTTGATGACATTCTGAAAAAG ATGCCTCTGGATGTTTTAAGGAACGAGTTGTCCAACAGTATCCTCTCCTTACAACCAGAACCTGAGATTCCTCCGGAACTGCCGCCTCCGAGACCACATATCCGATGCTGTTGA